A window from Citrus sinensis cultivar Valencia sweet orange chromosome 5, DVS_A1.0, whole genome shotgun sequence encodes these proteins:
- the LOC102628214 gene encoding putative clathrin assembly protein At1g03050, which yields MAPSKFKKAIGAVKDKTSIGLAKVGSSNSLSDLEVAIVKATRHEEYPAEEKHIREILSLTCYSRAYISACVNIISKRLNKTKNWTVALKTLILIQRLLSEGDPAYEQEIFFSTRRGTRLLNMSDFRDTSRSNSWDYSAFVRTYALYLDERLEFRMQGRRGKRSMFGIDEDEEEASSAPACARATPVRDMKIEHLFSRIQHLQQVLERFLACRPTGSAKNNRVVIVALYPVVKESFQIYYDITEILGILIDRFMELEVPDSVKVYDIFCRVSKQYDELDSFYGWCKTVGIARSSEYPEVERITYKKLELMDDFIRDKSALAQSKKNVDFQLTNEPEQEQDDNDKDAETTNQEDMNETKALPAPEESTPAEEEKKEENVKQETKDTEKEADLLNLGEDSATCDEQADKLALALFDSGNAPVDQAGAGRTAWEAFKDETADWETALVQSASNLNHQTAALGGGFDMLLLDGMYQQGATAVAMASAEASGSASSVALGSAGRPAMLALPAPPTTQAGATLPTDPFAASCAVAPPPFVQMSDLEKKQKLLVEEQLMWQQYARDGMQGQLGITKLQPNTYNMGGYTHGY from the exons atggCTCCAAGCAAGTTCAAAAAGGCCATAGGGGCAGTGAAGGACAAGACAAGCATAGGGCTAGCGAAAGTGGGCAGTAGCAATTCACTCTCAGATCTTGAAGTAGCCATTGTGAAGGCAACAAGACACGAGGAATACCCCGCCGAGGAAAAACACATTCGAGAAATACTTAGCCTAACATGCTATTCCCGTGCTTACATAAGTGCGTGTGTAAACATCATCTCCAAACGTCTCAATAAGACCAAAAATTGGACGGTGGCACTTAAGACGCTGATTTTGATCCAACGGTTGCTTTCTGAGGGCGATCCAGCATATGAGCAGGAGATATTTTTCTCAACGAGGCGTGGGACTCGGCTTCTCAACATGTCAGATTTCCGTGACACCTCGCGCTCTAATTCATGGGACTACTCTGCATTTGTCCGTACGTATGCATTATATCTTGATGAGCGGCTGGAGTTCAGGATGCAAGGCCGCCGTGGTAAGCGTAGCATGTTCGGaattgatgaagatgaagaagaggcAAGCTCAGCCCCAGCCTGTGCCAGAGCCACACCAGTCCGTGACATGAAAATTGAGCATCTCTTTTCAAGAATACAACATTTGCAACAGGTCCTTGAGCGCTTTTTAGCTTGCCGGCCAAcag GTTCAGCGAAGAACAACAGGGTCGTAATTGTCGCTCTATATCCTGTTGTGAAAGaaagttttcaaatatattatgaCATAACAGAAATACTGGGCATATTGATTGACCGTTTCATGGAGTTAGAGGTTCCTGACTCCGTTAAGGTTTACGATATCTTTTGCCGTGTCTCAAAGCAATATGATGAGCTAGATTCGTTCTACGGCTGGTGCAAGACCGTGGGCATTGCACGCTCTTCTGAGTACCCAGAAGTCGAAAGGATAACATATAAAAAGCTTGAACTCATGGATGATTTTATACGGGACAAGTCTGCATTGGCTCAAAGTAAGAAAAACGTAGATTTTCAGTTGACGAACGAACCCGAGCAAGAGCAAgatgataatgataaagatGCTGAAACAACAAATCAAGAAGATATGAATGAAACGAAAGCGCTACCAGCACCTGAGGAGTCAACCCCAGccgaagaagagaagaaagaagaaaatgttaaACAAGAAACCAAAGATACAGAGAAAGAGGCTGACCTTTTGAACTTGGGAGAGGACTCGGCGACATGCGACGAGCAAGCTGACAAATTGGCCTTAGCATTATTTGATAGCGGCAATGCTCCTGTGGATCAAGCAGGGGCTGGTCGTACAGCATGGGAAGCCTTTAAAGACGAAACAGCAGACTGGGAGACGGCATTAGTTCAATCAGCAAGCAATTTGAATCATCAGACGGCAGCACTTGGGGGCGGTTTCGATATGTTATTACTCGATGGCATGTATCAACAAGGTGCTACAGCGGTTGCAATGGCTAGTGCAGAAGCTAGTGGGAGTGCTAGTAGCGTTGCCCTTGGGTCAGCAGGAAGGCCCGCAATGCTGGCACTGCCAGCACCACCAACAACGCAAGCTGGCGCTACTCTACCTACCGATCCATTTGCAGCGTCATGTGCAGTGGCACCCCCACCATTCGTACAAATGTCAGATCTTGAGAAAAAACAGAAGCTTTTGGTGGAAGAGCAGCTAATGTGGCAGCAGTATGCAAGGGACGGGATGCAAGGGCAGCTTGGAATAACAAAGCTGCAACCCAATACTTACAACATGGGAGGTTACACTCACGGCTATTAA